The following coding sequences lie in one Yoonia sp. G8-12 genomic window:
- a CDS encoding P-loop NTPase fold protein: MGEVKKFERHIVVDQPSQEDDFAGKGHLRTAHQLARTLVEFDNEDRSIGLEGDWGAGKSTVVELASKELFKKENDRFLFFTFDMWSNQTSLFRRTFLEKLIDWAKREISQDRKRLTQLDEQLDKVRDRTVETKTNSFRRLDWFGVLFILLAPMLPLALAWLSPFSVNPSNGSPLSFSVFGFLIPAWSLAILLVGGLYFAFLLRVWLRARNEKVKFVEALSMSASLFTKQQENETTTQNIREADPNEYEFEVTFRDTLEVLQSNGSRIVIVFDNIDRLPKHSISNAWADIRAVFAGDPTNPNKGQRACTAIVPYDREHVFSAISDGGQNGSSEKDLFRKTFDEIFRVSPPVASNVSEHVETTLRKGLPNFDDTSAIYNVTKIFQRSTQLQVRPVTPRQVISFVNEISSMFAQWEGKIPLDTIALFQVFRDEIEQKPQSLTEMSEKLAPYLVNCDDDDFNRHLAAIAYNVEPQLAYQVLLEGPLSAALINEEPGQIQTLAAAPGFSQVLIEILEAQASAWAQEAYATYAQVAKNLGSVSLDEQTLSHVLTLLALGLDDLKSAKIEKPEDVGGLRAIIDLYPIERRSSVALRLADWMKNCFDAKEATFDDGKIWVKSLGKLISDADGSVEAFVEPLLSGLRLPQNVQFALGVAYDCDEIGLSFSQFNHSIPSKSFLEPLKSKSTDRPQDFHYVFKQLKSAKSLNSVDLLALLQHQHDQLTSQTFGGEDDYFAFRAENFIATYGAISSQTKAGELLEKVSTNGTLAWHADATKQSEEADRALAATIWLTLQHLGTAAFDVGANTNQPPFGNLHPARQRLSQNLSGSTELSDAVIDELASHVIRQEAVSKWIGLAATDSPSQKIYYSVIECLGKKDTLYPLPLKILLRHYDFIRKTFKDRADLVLKRTGGIVGEDDFKDLDLKSIPEALLHDTANREEAGWKLFHAEVETVLTKVSDEEWKTLLASDSTVLSVLSIEATLRNFKLPAHRFQEPVADLVVELMSGQAKLTKRPNLTEQLLDSIPPKARAAMPKAIADRMGSVSTTKETFGYVQAKFSDLVDKVFAQSSDDNKVRNFATPAIASATEQGASFVEKHSRSLKSALSKVANEQREHFVEVIESVRSEFEAQRHESLATKLGVVLESLEPKTDDIQERKDE, from the coding sequence ATGGGTGAAGTAAAAAAATTTGAGCGTCATATCGTCGTCGATCAACCTTCTCAAGAAGATGATTTCGCAGGAAAAGGTCACCTTCGAACTGCTCACCAGCTGGCCAGAACCCTTGTTGAATTTGATAATGAAGATCGTTCTATTGGGTTAGAGGGTGATTGGGGCGCTGGCAAGTCGACCGTTGTGGAGCTCGCTTCTAAGGAGTTATTTAAGAAGGAGAATGATAGGTTTCTATTCTTCACTTTTGACATGTGGAGCAACCAAACCAGCCTATTCCGTCGTACGTTTCTTGAAAAACTGATCGACTGGGCGAAACGCGAGATTTCTCAGGACAGGAAGCGCTTAACTCAACTCGATGAACAACTAGACAAAGTCCGAGACCGCACTGTTGAGACAAAGACAAACTCTTTCCGGCGGCTTGATTGGTTCGGGGTTCTATTTATTCTTTTGGCTCCGATGCTTCCACTGGCGTTGGCTTGGCTTAGTCCTTTCTCAGTCAACCCATCCAACGGTTCACCTCTATCATTCTCGGTTTTTGGGTTTTTGATACCGGCCTGGTCTCTGGCAATTCTTCTCGTCGGAGGTCTCTACTTTGCCTTCCTTTTGCGAGTTTGGCTCCGTGCGCGGAACGAAAAAGTTAAGTTTGTCGAAGCCTTATCCATGTCTGCATCTCTGTTCACCAAACAACAAGAAAATGAAACCACAACGCAAAACATCCGCGAAGCTGACCCCAACGAGTATGAGTTTGAAGTCACCTTTCGGGATACTCTGGAAGTTCTACAGTCCAACGGAAGTCGTATAGTCATTGTCTTCGACAACATAGACCGCCTTCCGAAACACAGTATTTCAAACGCTTGGGCTGATATCCGCGCTGTGTTCGCCGGTGATCCCACAAACCCGAACAAAGGCCAACGCGCTTGTACCGCGATAGTTCCTTACGACCGTGAGCATGTATTTTCAGCAATATCTGATGGAGGGCAAAACGGCTCGTCTGAAAAGGACTTATTCCGAAAAACATTTGACGAAATCTTTCGGGTGTCACCCCCAGTTGCTTCGAATGTATCCGAGCACGTCGAAACCACTCTTCGAAAAGGGTTGCCTAACTTTGATGACACAAGCGCGATCTATAACGTAACGAAAATCTTCCAACGGTCGACACAGCTACAAGTTCGACCTGTCACTCCAAGGCAAGTCATTTCCTTCGTCAATGAAATATCGAGCATGTTTGCACAATGGGAAGGAAAGATACCTCTCGACACAATTGCACTTTTTCAGGTCTTCCGAGACGAAATCGAACAAAAGCCGCAGTCACTGACCGAAATGTCGGAGAAGCTGGCGCCGTATTTGGTAAATTGCGATGATGATGACTTCAACCGACACCTAGCGGCGATCGCTTACAACGTTGAACCTCAGTTGGCGTACCAAGTTCTGCTGGAAGGACCGTTATCGGCGGCTCTCATAAACGAGGAACCAGGCCAAATTCAAACCCTTGCAGCTGCCCCAGGATTTTCGCAGGTGTTGATTGAGATTCTTGAGGCACAAGCATCCGCTTGGGCGCAAGAAGCATATGCTACATATGCCCAAGTCGCGAAAAATCTAGGTTCCGTTTCTCTGGACGAGCAAACCCTTTCGCATGTACTGACGCTTCTTGCTTTGGGTCTAGACGACTTAAAATCTGCAAAGATTGAAAAACCGGAGGACGTTGGAGGCCTGCGCGCAATAATCGATCTTTATCCAATTGAAAGACGTTCTTCTGTTGCTCTTCGATTGGCTGATTGGATGAAGAACTGTTTTGATGCGAAAGAGGCAACTTTCGATGATGGCAAGATTTGGGTTAAATCACTCGGCAAGCTTATCAGTGACGCTGATGGTAGTGTAGAGGCATTCGTTGAGCCACTACTCAGTGGGCTTCGGTTGCCACAAAACGTACAATTTGCACTCGGTGTCGCCTATGATTGCGACGAAATTGGCCTATCGTTTTCGCAGTTCAATCATTCAATCCCTTCAAAGTCATTCTTAGAACCCCTTAAATCCAAATCGACAGACAGGCCTCAAGATTTTCACTATGTTTTCAAGCAGCTCAAGTCCGCAAAGTCATTAAATTCGGTCGATCTGTTAGCGTTGTTGCAACACCAACACGATCAACTAACGAGCCAGACGTTTGGCGGTGAAGACGACTATTTCGCCTTTCGTGCGGAGAATTTCATTGCCACCTATGGAGCTATTTCTAGTCAAACGAAAGCTGGTGAATTGCTTGAAAAGGTTTCGACCAATGGCACACTGGCTTGGCACGCAGACGCCACGAAACAATCAGAAGAAGCGGATCGAGCATTGGCCGCGACAATCTGGCTGACTTTGCAACATCTTGGCACTGCTGCATTTGATGTAGGCGCAAACACCAACCAACCACCCTTTGGAAATCTTCACCCAGCTCGTCAGCGGTTAAGCCAAAATCTGAGTGGTTCCACCGAGTTATCCGATGCAGTGATCGATGAACTGGCTTCTCATGTAATTCGACAGGAGGCAGTATCGAAATGGATAGGGTTAGCCGCCACGGATTCTCCGAGTCAAAAAATCTATTACTCTGTTATCGAATGCTTGGGAAAGAAAGATACCCTGTATCCGCTGCCCCTGAAGATACTGCTTAGACACTATGATTTTATCCGGAAGACCTTCAAAGATCGGGCTGATTTGGTTTTGAAGCGCACTGGTGGGATTGTGGGAGAAGATGATTTTAAAGACCTAGATCTGAAATCAATTCCTGAAGCCCTTTTACATGATACGGCAAATCGGGAAGAAGCCGGGTGGAAGCTTTTTCATGCCGAGGTCGAGACTGTCCTAACGAAGGTTTCAGACGAAGAATGGAAAACACTCCTAGCTTCCGACAGTACGGTACTTTCGGTGCTCTCAATCGAGGCTACCTTAAGGAACTTTAAGCTTCCCGCTCACAGGTTCCAAGAACCCGTTGCAGATTTAGTGGTTGAGTTGATGTCAGGCCAAGCAAAGTTAACCAAACGCCCAAACCTAACAGAGCAACTATTGGACTCGATCCCTCCCAAGGCACGAGCTGCGATGCCCAAGGCGATTGCGGATCGTATGGGCAGCGTCTCGACGACTAAGGAAACCTTTGGATATGTACAAGCCAAGTTTTCTGATCTTGTCGACAAGGTTTTCGCTCAGTCATCGGACGATAACAAAGTGAGAAATTTTGCAACCCCGGCCATCGCATCCGCGACCGAACAAGGAGCAAGCTTTGTAGAGAAGCATTCAAGGTCATTGAAGTCAGCTTTGTCCAAAGTAGCCAACGAACAAAGGGAGCACTTCGTGGAGGTGATTGAAAGCGTTCGTTCCGAGTTCGAGGCTCAACGCCATGAGTCGCTGGCAACCAAGCTTGGAGTCGTCTTGGAGTCTTTAGAACCTAAAACGGATGACATCCAAGAAAGAAAAGATGAGTGA
- a CDS encoding VOC family protein: MIAYVTVGADDIARAARFYSAFLPALGYIQEEFHGDLSYILPKQPGQSVALPDFYVKAPFDGRPAAAGNGTMVAFEARSQAQVRALHAAALAAGGSNEGQPGFRASYGANFYVGYLRDPHGNKIALFSNTPNEPGRDG; encoded by the coding sequence ATGATCGCCTATGTCACCGTTGGTGCTGACGACATTGCGCGCGCTGCGCGTTTCTATTCGGCGTTCCTGCCAGCCCTCGGGTACATACAAGAGGAATTTCATGGCGATCTGAGTTACATTTTACCAAAGCAGCCGGGGCAGTCTGTCGCCCTGCCGGATTTCTACGTGAAAGCGCCATTCGATGGACGTCCAGCCGCCGCCGGGAATGGAACCATGGTCGCATTCGAGGCACGCAGTCAGGCTCAGGTCCGCGCGCTTCACGCCGCAGCATTGGCCGCAGGCGGATCGAACGAAGGGCAACCGGGCTTTCGTGCGTCTTATGGCGCCAATTTTTACGTCGGCTACCTGCGTGATCCGCACGGCAACAAAATCGCTTTGTTCTCGAACACCCCCAACGAGCCCGGACGCGACGGATAG
- a CDS encoding pseudouridine synthase: MSRVILLNKPFGVLSQFTDAKSPTPRPTLSAFIDVPGVYPAGRLDRDSEGLLVLTDDGKLQARIADPKNKMTKTYLVQVEGAPTDQDLAPLRAGVTLKDGPTRPAKLRLIDPPDLWERDPPVRFRKSVPDTWIEVTISEGRNRQVRRMTAHIGFPTLRLVRWRVGSWTLDGIKSGSWIETSA, from the coding sequence ATGTCGCGTGTGATCCTCTTGAACAAACCCTTTGGCGTACTGTCGCAATTCACAGACGCCAAAAGCCCGACGCCGCGGCCCACGCTTTCGGCCTTCATCGACGTGCCGGGGGTCTATCCTGCCGGACGGCTGGACCGCGATAGCGAAGGGCTTTTGGTGCTGACGGATGACGGGAAATTGCAGGCCCGCATCGCCGACCCCAAAAACAAGATGACCAAGACCTATCTGGTGCAGGTCGAAGGTGCGCCAACGGACCAAGACCTTGCGCCATTACGCGCGGGTGTAACCCTGAAGGACGGCCCCACGCGCCCTGCAAAGCTGCGTCTTATTGATCCGCCTGATCTGTGGGAACGTGACCCGCCTGTGCGCTTCCGCAAATCCGTACCGGATACATGGATCGAAGTGACCATCAGCGAAGGGCGCAACAGACAGGTCCGCCGCATGACAGCGCATATCGGTTTTCCAACGTTGCGGTTGGTGCGGTGGCGTGTGGGCAGTTGGACACTGGATGGCATCAAGAGCGGGTCGTGGATCGAGACCAGCGCGTAG
- a CDS encoding DUF3422 family protein produces the protein MPPIADHPLRYAMANELHARPFPAVEAPSRAAYLAIKPASNAAGRDRGADRAHLIDLLDRFGAQHPQPDATHYFGKIGRHHLKWESHTEFVTYTIFGEGVADRPFDAATFSIFPKDWLEAAPGVRVTSALIRIEVADGDDGIIEKAREWFVPESLAISRVIEDDLVVAGDFRIDHAGHMRFAVFARPHVGNRRVGRVVQRLCEIETYKSMSMLGLSRVRDLGTKMAAFDQKLTGLLEDMRGSDADPAKVLQSLLEVSAEIENTIAQTSFRFGATGAYEKIVNQRIEVLRETRFEGRQTFSEFMMRRFDPAMRTVMSSKERLHAMSDRALRAGDLLRTRVDVERSAQNQELLTSMDKRADLQLRLQRTVEGLSVVAISYYAVNLVLYVVAPLSEPLGLGKVLMAALTTPVVLVLVWLMVNRIRKHME, from the coding sequence ATGCCCCCAATCGCCGACCACCCCCTGCGCTATGCGATGGCGAATGAGTTGCATGCCCGACCTTTTCCCGCCGTCGAAGCCCCCAGCCGCGCCGCCTATCTGGCGATCAAGCCCGCCAGCAACGCCGCAGGCCGCGATCGCGGGGCGGATCGTGCGCATTTGATTGACCTGCTGGACCGTTTTGGCGCGCAGCATCCACAACCGGACGCAACCCACTACTTTGGCAAAATCGGGCGGCACCATCTGAAATGGGAAAGCCATACCGAGTTCGTGACCTACACGATCTTTGGCGAGGGTGTGGCCGACCGTCCCTTTGATGCCGCCACATTCTCGATCTTTCCCAAAGACTGGCTCGAGGCGGCACCCGGTGTCCGTGTCACATCCGCCTTGATTCGTATCGAAGTGGCGGACGGGGACGACGGAATCATCGAAAAAGCGCGCGAATGGTTTGTGCCGGAAAGCCTTGCAATCAGCAGGGTGATTGAGGACGATCTTGTCGTCGCCGGTGATTTTCGCATTGATCACGCAGGCCACATGCGGTTTGCCGTCTTTGCGCGGCCCCATGTGGGCAACCGCCGGGTTGGCCGTGTCGTGCAGCGCCTGTGCGAGATCGAGACATATAAATCCATGTCCATGCTGGGCCTGAGCCGCGTGCGTGACCTCGGCACCAAGATGGCCGCCTTTGATCAAAAGCTGACTGGCCTTTTAGAGGACATGCGCGGATCAGATGCTGATCCGGCAAAAGTGCTTCAATCCCTGCTTGAGGTTTCAGCCGAGATCGAAAACACGATTGCGCAAACCTCGTTTCGGTTTGGTGCGACGGGAGCCTATGAAAAGATCGTCAACCAGCGGATCGAAGTGCTGCGCGAAACCCGCTTTGAAGGGCGTCAGACCTTTAGCGAATTCATGATGCGCCGCTTTGATCCCGCGATGCGTACCGTGATGTCCTCAAAAGAGCGGCTGCACGCGATGTCGGACCGTGCCCTGCGGGCCGGTGATCTGTTGCGGACACGGGTTGATGTGGAACGCTCGGCCCAGAACCAGGAATTGTTGACCAGCATGGACAAACGCGCCGATCTACAACTGCGGTTGCAGCGTACGGTTGAGGGGCTGTCGGTTGTCGCAATCAGCTATTACGCCGTTAATCTGGTGCTCTACGTGGTTGCGCCGCTGAGCGAGCCTTTGGGTCTTGGTAAGGTGCTGATGGCCGCCCTCACAACACCTGTCGTGCTGGTCCTCGTTTGGCTGATGGTCAACCGGATCCGCAAGCATATGGAATAA